The Streptococcus sp. DTU_2020_1001019_1_SI_AUS_MUR_006 sequence GAGATGCGAAATGATATCTATGATTTCTATGCTCTTGGATTGGGCGAACCTCTACCAATCTCATCTGTTCACGGTATCGGGACAGGGGATGTGCTGGATGCTATTGTGGAAAACCTCCCACATGAAGTTGAAGAAGAAAATCCAGATGTCATTAAATTCAGCTTGATTGGTCGTCCAAATGTCGGAAAATCTAGCTTGATCAATGCCATTTTGGGAGAAGATCGCGTCATTGCCAGCCCTGTCGCTGGTACCACTCGTGACGCCATTGACACTCATTTTACAGATGCTGACGGTCAAGAGTTTACCATGATTGATACTGCTGGTATGCGTAAATCTGGTAAAGTCTATGAAAATACTGAGAAATACTCTGTCATGCGTGCCATGCGTGCTATTGACCGTTCAGATGTAGTTTTGATGGTCCTCAATGCCGAAGAAGGTATTCGTGAGTATGACAAGCGTATCGCTGGATTTGCCCATGAAGCTGGTAAAGGGATGATTATCGTGGTCAATAAGTGGGATACGCTTGAAAAAGATAACCGCACCATGAAAAACTGGGAGGAAGATATCCGTGAGCAGTTCCAATACCTGCCTTACGCACCGATTATCTTTGTATCAGCTTTGACCAAGCAACGTCTCCACAAGTTGCCTGAGATGATCAAGCAAATCAGCGAGAGTCAAAATACCCGTATCCCATCAGCTGTCTTGAATGATGTGATTATGGATGCTATCGCCATCAATCCAACACCGACAGACAAAGGGAAACGCCTCAAGATTTTCTATGCGACTCAAGTGGCAACCAAACCACCAACCTTTGTTATCTTTGTGAATGAAGAAGAACTCATGCACTTCTCTTACCTACGTTTCTTGGAAAATCAAATCCGCAAGGCCTTTGTCTTTGAAGGAACACCGATTCATCTGATCGCAAGAAAACGGAAATAAAAAAAGCAGAATCTGGAAGGATATTTCCAGATTTTTTGCTATAATAAAATAAGGAACGCGTTGGAGAGGTAAGGAGATGGAAAAACTATTAAAATTCTTGATTTTGGCACCCTACTTCTACTTTTTTCGTTGGCAAGGGAAGGTACAGCCAGGAAGTAAGTACTTTTCTGTCTTTTACTATTTTTATTGGTTTTATATGCCTCTAGCAGCCTTGTTTAGTCTAGTTTTCACTCTTTTTTCGCTAGTCTTATTTAACTTTATTTTACAAGAACCAAGGGATCTTGCTAGATGGATGATATGGCTACTTTTAGTCCTTTTATCCTTAGTCAATGACTGGAAAATCTATGCTTGTCTAAAATTTATGAATAAGCTACGATTGGAAAAGAAAAAATCCAGTCTTCCTTGAAAGAAATAGGCAAACTTGTATCTGATAGAAAATGATGGTCAATTTTTCATGGAAAAACTAGCTAGAAGCATTAATGAAGAAAACTAGCCTCGGAATAGGAATTTTAAGGGAACTAATCACCTTGGTTAGCCCTTTTTTCGTCCTAAGGGAAAACGGAATATTTCTTGAAAAAATTGGGCAAATATGCTACAATAAAAAGAACATTCTAAAATATTCAGAATTTAAAGTAAGGAAAAAAATGGCAAATTTACTAAAAACAATCATCGAAAATGATAAAGGAGAAATTCGTCGTCTGGAGAAGATGGCTGACAAAGTCCTAAAATATGAAGATGAAATGGCTGTGTTAACAGACGAGCAATTGCAAGCAAAAACAGAAGAATTCAAACAACGCTACCAAAATGGTGAGACTCTTGACCAACTTTTGTATGAGGCGTTTGCTGTTGTACGCGAGGGAGCTAAGCGCGTTCTTGGTCTTTTCCCGTATAAGGTTCAGGTTATGGGGGGGATCGTTCTTCACCATGGTGACGTTCCTGAGATGCGTACTGGTGAGGGGAAAACCTTGACAGCGACTATGCCTGTATACCTCAATGCTCTTTCAGGTAAAGGGGTTCACGTAGTTACGGTCAATGAATACCTTTCTGAACGTGATGCGACTGAGATGGGTGAGTTGTACTCATGGCTTGGCTTATCAGTAGGGATTAACTTGGCGGCCAAATCTCCAATGGAGAAAAAAGAAGCCTATGAGTGTGATATCACTTACTCAACCAACTCAGAAATCGGATTTGACTACCTTCGTGATAACATGGTCGTTCGTGCGGAGAATATGGTTCAACGTCCGCTTAACTATGCCTTGGTCGATGAGGTGGACTCTATCTTGATTGACGAAGCTCGTACTCCTTTGATCGTTTCAGGAGCCAATGCAGTTGAAACCAGCCAACTCTACCATATGGCTGACCATTTTGTGAAGTCTTTGGGTAAGGATGACTATATCATTGATATTCAGTCTAAGACTATTGGTCTATCAGATTCAGGGATTGACAAGGCCGAAAGCTATTTCAATCTAAGCAACCTCTACGACATTGAAAATGTTGCTCTGACTCACTTTATCGATAATGCCCTTCGTGCCAACTACATCATGCTTCTCGATATTGACTATGTAGTCAGCGAAGAGCAGGAAATCTTGATTGTCGACCAATTTACCGGTCGTACCATGGAAGGTCGTCGTTATTCTGATGGCTTGCACCAAGCGATTGAAGCTAAAGAAGGTGTGCCAATCCAAGATGAAACCAAGACTTCAGCCTCTATTACCTACCAAAATCTCTTCCGTATGTACAAGAAATTGTCTGGTATGACAGGTACAGGTAAGACTGAGGAAGAAGAATTCCGCGAAATTTACAATATTCGTGTTATTCCTATCCCAACAAACCGTCCGGTTCAACGTATTGACCATCCAGACGTACTTTATGCTAGTCTTGAAGCTAAATTTAAGGCTGTTGTTGAAGATGTAAAAGCTCGCTACCAAAAAGGTCAACCAGTCTTGGTAGGTACTGTTGCAGTTGAAACTAGTGATTATATTTCTAAAAAATTGGTAGCTGCAGGTGTTCCTCACGAAGTCTTGAATGCTAAGAACCACTACAAAGAAGCTCAAATCATCATGAATGCTGGCCAACGTGGTGCAGTTACAATCGCGACCAACATGGCCGGTCGTGGTACTGATATTAAGCTTGGTGAAGGTGTTCGTGAACTTGGTGGACTTTGTGTCATTGGTACAGAACGCCATGAAAGTCGTCGTATCGATAACCAGCTTCGTGGACGTTCAGGACGTCAAGGGGATCCAGGGGAATCTCAATTCTACCTTTCT is a genomic window containing:
- the der gene encoding ribosome biogenesis GTPase Der; the encoded protein is MALPTVAIVGRPNVGKSTLFNRIAGERISIVEDVEGVTRDRIYATGEWLNRSFSMIDTGGIDDVDAPFMEQIKHQAEIAMEEADVIVFVVSGKEGITDADEYVARKLYKTHKPVILAVNKVDNPEMRNDIYDFYALGLGEPLPISSVHGIGTGDVLDAIVENLPHEVEEENPDVIKFSLIGRPNVGKSSLINAILGEDRVIASPVAGTTRDAIDTHFTDADGQEFTMIDTAGMRKSGKVYENTEKYSVMRAMRAIDRSDVVLMVLNAEEGIREYDKRIAGFAHEAGKGMIIVVNKWDTLEKDNRTMKNWEEDIREQFQYLPYAPIIFVSALTKQRLHKLPEMIKQISESQNTRIPSAVLNDVIMDAIAINPTPTDKGKRLKIFYATQVATKPPTFVIFVNEEELMHFSYLRFLENQIRKAFVFEGTPIHLIARKRK
- the secA gene encoding preprotein translocase subunit SecA translates to MANLLKTIIENDKGEIRRLEKMADKVLKYEDEMAVLTDEQLQAKTEEFKQRYQNGETLDQLLYEAFAVVREGAKRVLGLFPYKVQVMGGIVLHHGDVPEMRTGEGKTLTATMPVYLNALSGKGVHVVTVNEYLSERDATEMGELYSWLGLSVGINLAAKSPMEKKEAYECDITYSTNSEIGFDYLRDNMVVRAENMVQRPLNYALVDEVDSILIDEARTPLIVSGANAVETSQLYHMADHFVKSLGKDDYIIDIQSKTIGLSDSGIDKAESYFNLSNLYDIENVALTHFIDNALRANYIMLLDIDYVVSEEQEILIVDQFTGRTMEGRRYSDGLHQAIEAKEGVPIQDETKTSASITYQNLFRMYKKLSGMTGTGKTEEEEFREIYNIRVIPIPTNRPVQRIDHPDVLYASLEAKFKAVVEDVKARYQKGQPVLVGTVAVETSDYISKKLVAAGVPHEVLNAKNHYKEAQIIMNAGQRGAVTIATNMAGRGTDIKLGEGVRELGGLCVIGTERHESRRIDNQLRGRSGRQGDPGESQFYLSLEDDLMKRFGSERLKGVFERLNMSDEAIKSRMLTRQVEAAQKRVEGNNYDTRKQVLQYDDVMREQREIIYSQRYDVITADRDLAPEIHAMIKRTINRVVDNHARAKQDEKLEAILNFARYNLLPEDSISLSDLEGLSDQAIKDELYQRALKVYDSQVAKLRDEEAVKEFQKVLILRVVDNKWTDHIDALDQLRNAVGLRGYAQNNPVVEYQAEGFRMFNDMIGSIEFDVTRLMMKAQIHEQERPQAERHISTTATRNIAAQQTELPADLDLSQVKRNDLCPCGSGKKFKNCHGKRH